A window of Cytophagia bacterium CHB2 contains these coding sequences:
- a CDS encoding FecR domain-containing protein, with protein MTKKNHFSFVFLFLLITVCMALAAKPWGAKRKLDEAQKGLFTLVEGDVKKKQLQDLDWIRAQLKTNVYTGDKVRTLLKSRAEMQLAEIDLIRLAPKTTIDIVKLYEETKEKKLETKIKLEQGDIWGKVKSVDANSTFDVSSDFAGAAITGTVFRLNHDSTKQETQLKVYTGEVKISNAPEKMDTLTPQTIGGSQRRQIEGPRQVPGPTQISLDQWVYLVRNMQQITIGANGKVKSTGSFKANDRDEQTDWVKWNLARDRQSGNR; from the coding sequence ATGACCAAGAAGAATCATTTCTCCTTCGTTTTTCTCTTTTTGTTGATAACCGTGTGCATGGCACTGGCCGCCAAGCCCTGGGGCGCGAAGCGCAAACTCGATGAAGCGCAAAAAGGCTTGTTCACGCTGGTCGAGGGCGATGTCAAGAAAAAGCAACTGCAGGATCTCGACTGGATACGTGCGCAACTCAAAACCAACGTTTACACCGGCGACAAAGTGAGAACCCTGCTCAAGTCGCGTGCGGAAATGCAGCTTGCCGAGATCGATCTCATTCGTCTCGCGCCGAAAACCACGATCGACATCGTCAAACTTTATGAAGAAACCAAAGAGAAGAAGTTGGAGACCAAGATCAAACTCGAACAGGGCGATATTTGGGGCAAAGTCAAATCCGTGGACGCCAACTCAACTTTCGACGTTTCTTCGGATTTTGCCGGCGCTGCAATTACCGGCACCGTGTTTCGGTTGAATCACGATTCCACCAAACAGGAAACACAACTCAAAGTCTACACCGGCGAAGTTAAAATCAGCAATGCGCCGGAAAAAATGGACACACTCACGCCGCAGACGATTGGCGGCAGCCAGAGACGCCAAATCGAAGGCCCGCGCCAGGTTCCCGGCCCAACGCAAATCTCGCTCGATCAATGGGTGTATCTCGTGCGCAACATGCAACAAATCACCATCGGCGCCAACGGCAAAGTCAAATCAACCGGCTCGTTCAAAGCCAATGATCGCGACGAACAAACCGATTGGGTGAAATGGAATCTTGCGCGTGATCGTCAAAGCGGAAATCGTTAG
- a CDS encoding MinD/ParA family protein translates to MPEQSPTLSESPHEISPSRNTSHRQLKIITVAGGKGGVGKTIVSTSLALALIQSRASVVLVDADLGGANLHTLMGIDHPEKTLHDFISRRVKSLVEILLPSPIGGVQLICGAAGTTGFANIDYNEKLKIIRHLRQLTTDFVIVDIGAGSSFNEVDLFNAGDIQIVVANPEPTSMQECYNFLKVAVFRLLHRTFHDTPKVLELLKRSQDPTHVHDHRLLTEIGKQVRALDVREAVRFFRVINALSPKLILNRVHDFREIREGLSLQIATQDLLRLRLEVWGYLSYEARLQNALRAKRPEDILPADSENYLRLVKMVQRHLLAANVRYESLGARTIVPLLDLHQRETSEVRICSVQCPLWGNCELEEGGLPCRMQESVYQNRIGEMSRSSVRDFFDE, encoded by the coding sequence ATGCCCGAACAATCACCGACACTTTCTGAATCCCCTCACGAGATCTCTCCTTCACGCAACACTTCTCATCGCCAACTCAAGATCATCACCGTGGCCGGCGGCAAGGGCGGGGTCGGCAAAACGATCGTGAGCACGAGCCTGGCTCTGGCATTGATTCAATCGCGCGCCAGCGTCGTGTTGGTTGACGCCGATCTCGGCGGGGCAAACCTGCACACGTTGATGGGGATTGATCATCCGGAAAAGACGTTGCACGATTTCATCTCGCGGCGCGTTAAAAGCCTGGTCGAAATCCTGCTCCCCTCTCCGATTGGCGGCGTCCAACTGATTTGCGGCGCTGCGGGCACCACGGGATTCGCGAATATCGACTATAACGAAAAACTCAAAATCATCCGGCATTTGCGCCAACTCACCACGGATTTCGTGATTGTCGATATTGGCGCCGGATCGTCATTTAATGAGGTCGATTTATTCAATGCCGGCGACATTCAAATCGTGGTTGCGAATCCGGAACCGACCTCGATGCAAGAATGTTACAATTTCCTCAAAGTTGCCGTATTTCGTTTGTTGCACCGCACATTTCACGATACCCCTAAAGTTTTGGAGTTGTTAAAACGCTCGCAAGATCCCACACATGTGCATGATCATCGCCTGCTCACCGAAATCGGAAAACAGGTTCGCGCCCTCGATGTACGGGAGGCCGTGCGATTTTTTCGCGTCATCAACGCGCTCTCACCCAAGCTGATTTTGAATCGTGTGCACGATTTTCGGGAAATCCGGGAGGGGTTATCGTTACAAATCGCAACGCAAGATTTGTTGCGCCTGCGTCTTGAGGTTTGGGGCTATTTGAGCTATGAGGCGCGCCTGCAAAATGCCTTGCGCGCAAAGCGTCCGGAGGATATTTTGCCGGCAGACTCTGAGAATTACCTTCGCCTGGTCAAAATGGTACAGCGCCATCTTCTGGCAGCAAATGTCCGGTATGAATCTCTTGGCGCCCGCACCATTGTTCCATTGCTCGATCTTCACCAGCGCGAAACCAGTGAGGTCAGAATCTGCTCCGTGCAATGCCCGCTGTGGGGAAATTGCGAGCTTGAGGAAGGGGGCCTGCCTTGCCGCATGCAGGAATCGGTTTATCAGAATAGAATTGGAGAAATGAGCCGATCGTCCGTGAGAGACTTTTTCGACGAATAA